The following proteins are encoded in a genomic region of Paraburkholderia flagellata:
- a CDS encoding MFS transporter, producing the protein MQNVERTAIYRSRARPAAFSRGLYDDGSGVAVVLSHAVASLLPEMLVGLSVILMKRLSSTRHSASAFISIAVAFMINMMGTTLPTPIYRFYQQQYGFTPTLITVIYACYALGVLGALLTVGNWSDQLGRRRMLFVGLCASAASAIAFITSHGAAGLMIGRLLSGLSAGIFTSTATVAVIELAPPAWQPQATLAATASNMLGLGFGPLLSGVLVALLPRPTIVPYAVHLVLVALALIAVWRAPETARPATRTKLQFQRISLPTEVRDAFIPAALAGFAGFVVVGFFAAVVPQLISALLGYHSSVLIGALVFLLFACSAIGQIIQARIEAQHRLAAGCIGLAVGLTAIALCVFDRSLTTLIVGTAIAGIGQGVSFRASLGDLAAKCPPNRRAEVTSSFFVVLYIAISLPVIGLGFAVQRIGIAHATSLFAILTTLTVLMALWLIVRRQRRPIESATGR; encoded by the coding sequence ATGCAGAATGTTGAGCGAACAGCAATCTACCGTTCACGTGCCAGGCCTGCAGCATTTTCTCGTGGCTTGTATGATGACGGCTCCGGTGTGGCGGTAGTGCTGTCTCACGCCGTCGCCAGTCTTCTCCCTGAAATGCTTGTTGGCTTGTCGGTAATTTTGATGAAACGGTTATCCAGTACCCGTCATTCTGCTTCCGCTTTCATTTCAATCGCGGTCGCTTTCATGATCAATATGATGGGCACGACACTTCCGACGCCCATTTATCGGTTTTACCAGCAGCAATACGGCTTCACACCGACGTTGATTACCGTGATCTACGCGTGCTATGCCCTTGGTGTTCTGGGTGCGCTGCTCACGGTCGGCAACTGGTCGGACCAGCTCGGTCGCCGGCGAATGTTGTTTGTGGGATTGTGTGCCTCTGCTGCTTCTGCCATTGCGTTCATCACAAGCCACGGGGCAGCCGGTTTGATGATTGGACGTTTGCTGTCCGGGCTTTCCGCAGGCATATTCACCAGCACGGCCACCGTCGCCGTGATCGAACTCGCGCCCCCCGCATGGCAGCCGCAGGCGACGCTGGCGGCAACCGCCTCGAACATGTTGGGCCTTGGATTCGGTCCATTGCTGAGCGGTGTACTCGTCGCCCTGCTCCCGCGGCCGACAATCGTACCTTACGCTGTCCATCTCGTGCTGGTGGCCCTCGCGCTGATCGCTGTATGGCGCGCGCCCGAAACGGCGCGCCCTGCTACGCGCACGAAGCTGCAATTTCAGCGCATTTCATTGCCCACGGAAGTGCGCGACGCATTCATTCCCGCTGCGCTCGCCGGCTTTGCGGGATTCGTCGTGGTCGGGTTCTTTGCTGCCGTGGTTCCGCAGTTGATCAGTGCGTTGCTCGGATATCACAGCAGCGTCCTGATCGGCGCACTCGTTTTCCTGCTTTTCGCGTGCTCGGCCATCGGACAGATCATCCAGGCCCGCATCGAGGCGCAGCATCGTCTCGCCGCTGGCTGCATTGGCCTCGCGGTGGGGCTGACCGCGATCGCACTCTGCGTCTTCGACCGCTCGCTGACGACGCTTATCGTCGGCACAGCGATCGCGGGCATCGGCCAAGGTGTGAGCTTCCGGGCGAGTCTCGGCGATCTGGCTGCGAAGTGCCCGCCAAATCGGCGTGCGGAAGTGACGTCGAGTTTCTTCGTCGTCCTCTATATCGCGATCTCGCTGCCGGTCATCGGCCTTGGTTTCGCCGTGCAGCGCATCGGTATTGCGCACGCCACTTCGCTATTCGCGATACTGACGACGCTGACAGTGCTCATGGCACTGTGGCTCATCGTGCGTCGTCAGCGGCGCCCGATCGAATCCGCGACGGGCCGGTAG
- a CDS encoding aldo/keto reductase, producing MEYRQLGRSGIKVSALTLGTMMFGESTDDVTAARIVDKAFEQGVNSIDTADAYSRGESERVVGRCIANRRDRWVLATKFVSPICDGDVNGRGASRKHVVRSVEASLKRLNTDYIDLLYLHAEDPLTPVDETVRALNDLVAAGKLRYYGLSNHRGWRIAEFAHTAQALGLEAPVASQPLYNIANRQAEAEQLTAAHRYGLGVIAYSPLARGVLTGKYGAEAEPAPESRAGRGDVRLQQTEWRRESLDLARRVREHAQTRGLSAGQFAVAWVLNSRYVTSTIAGPRTEAQWDEYLPALDYQLSVDDEAFIDSLVVSGHPSTPGFNDPKHPFFGRIPRLGSQG from the coding sequence ATGGAATATCGACAGCTTGGACGTAGCGGCATCAAGGTGTCTGCGCTGACGTTGGGCACCATGATGTTCGGCGAGTCCACCGACGACGTGACCGCAGCGCGCATCGTAGACAAGGCGTTCGAGCAGGGTGTTAACTCGATAGATACCGCCGACGCGTATTCGCGCGGGGAATCGGAACGTGTGGTTGGGCGCTGCATCGCCAACCGGCGCGACCGGTGGGTGCTCGCGACAAAGTTCGTCAGCCCGATCTGCGACGGCGACGTCAATGGCAGGGGGGCTTCGCGCAAGCACGTCGTGCGGTCCGTCGAAGCCAGCCTGAAGCGCCTGAATACCGACTATATCGACCTGCTCTACTTGCATGCGGAGGACCCGCTAACGCCGGTCGACGAGACTGTGCGCGCGCTCAACGATCTCGTGGCGGCAGGAAAGCTCCGGTATTACGGCCTTTCGAATCATCGGGGCTGGCGGATCGCTGAGTTTGCCCATACCGCACAGGCGCTCGGCCTGGAGGCGCCGGTCGCCAGTCAGCCGCTATATAACATCGCGAATCGGCAGGCTGAAGCCGAACAACTGACCGCAGCTCACCGATATGGCCTCGGCGTGATCGCGTACAGTCCGCTTGCCCGCGGGGTGCTGACGGGCAAATATGGTGCCGAGGCCGAACCCGCTCCCGAGAGCCGCGCTGGTCGAGGCGACGTCCGGCTTCAGCAGACCGAATGGCGACGCGAGTCGCTCGATCTCGCGCGGCGCGTGCGCGAGCATGCACAGACGCGCGGGCTGAGTGCCGGACAGTTCGCTGTTGCCTGGGTGCTGAACAGTCGCTACGTGACTTCCACGATCGCCGGTCCTCGCACTGAGGCGCAATGGGACGAGTATCTGCCCGCGTTGGACTACCAGTTGAGCGTAGACGACGAAGCGTTCATCGACTCGCTCGTGGTGAGTGGCCACCCGTCCACCCCCGGCTTCAACGATCCGAAACACCCGTTTTTTGGCCGCATTCCACGGCTCGGCTCGCAAGGCTAG
- a CDS encoding M81 family metallopeptidase — MKSPRIAVLGFAIESNRFAPVSTRTDFMSRAYLKGADLVADARRDAPAMTPEIPAFIRTLDSIGPWTPVPVLFANAESGGAVEHAFFAETLAEFERGLREALPLDAVYICEHGAAITTEEDDPDGAVFALARSIVGPGVPIVATVDLHANVSDRMVDSVDALISYRRNPRTDMAERGADAARILNELANGMYTTVAHVRLPVCSPPTQLLTAPGTGPYAEMIRRAEAIDDPRVVNVSVVGGFAFADTAKNGLTVLVTTRNDAPLATRIANELASYGWQERAAFVPQLTRLDDAIRIAKAVADDATRAPVLLADVADNPGGGGRGNTPFILRALLEAKVHGALLGVVTDPELVADAVNAGAGATLLARFNRSETTVHSEPLEAPARVLKRHSGKGVGRRGQLAGCRFDLGPSVALQVGGVTVIVISKRHQCHEPMFFEMFDIDIASARVVVLKSRGHFRAAFDEFFSNDRIISVDAPGLTSPMLSRFDFRKLPRPVVPLDTVLEWHADARTVIPRESV; from the coding sequence ATGAAATCTCCACGCATTGCCGTGCTTGGCTTTGCGATCGAGTCCAACCGCTTCGCTCCCGTCTCCACGCGCACGGATTTTATGTCGCGCGCGTATTTGAAGGGAGCGGACCTGGTCGCCGACGCCAGACGTGACGCACCAGCCATGACACCCGAAATCCCGGCCTTTATCCGCACTCTCGACAGCATCGGGCCGTGGACGCCCGTGCCGGTCCTCTTTGCCAATGCGGAATCGGGCGGCGCCGTCGAGCACGCGTTCTTCGCCGAAACGTTGGCCGAGTTCGAACGCGGCTTACGCGAGGCGCTGCCGCTCGACGCCGTGTACATCTGCGAACATGGAGCGGCGATCACGACAGAAGAGGATGATCCAGACGGCGCCGTCTTCGCGCTCGCTCGCAGCATCGTCGGGCCCGGCGTGCCGATTGTCGCCACGGTGGATCTCCATGCGAACGTCTCCGATCGAATGGTCGATTCGGTAGACGCGTTGATCTCCTATCGACGCAATCCCCGCACCGATATGGCCGAGCGCGGCGCAGACGCGGCGCGCATACTCAACGAACTCGCGAACGGCATGTACACCACCGTCGCCCATGTCCGGCTCCCCGTCTGCTCCCCGCCGACCCAGCTGCTGACCGCCCCCGGCACCGGACCCTACGCGGAGATGATCCGGCGCGCCGAGGCGATCGACGACCCGCGCGTCGTCAACGTTTCCGTAGTCGGCGGCTTCGCATTCGCGGACACCGCGAAGAACGGGTTGACGGTGCTCGTGACCACTCGCAACGATGCGCCGCTTGCAACCCGCATCGCGAACGAACTCGCGTCCTATGGCTGGCAGGAACGCGCGGCATTCGTTCCACAACTGACGCGGCTCGACGACGCAATCCGCATCGCCAAAGCGGTTGCCGACGACGCAACCCGCGCGCCGGTACTCCTCGCCGATGTAGCCGACAATCCGGGCGGCGGCGGACGCGGCAACACACCGTTCATCCTGCGCGCCTTGCTTGAAGCCAAGGTCCACGGCGCGCTTCTCGGTGTCGTGACCGATCCCGAACTCGTAGCAGACGCCGTGAACGCAGGCGCCGGCGCAACGCTGCTCGCCCGCTTCAATCGCAGCGAAACCACAGTGCATTCCGAGCCGCTCGAGGCTCCCGCCCGCGTGCTGAAGCGACACAGCGGCAAGGGCGTGGGGCGACGCGGACAGCTTGCGGGATGCCGGTTCGACCTCGGTCCGTCGGTCGCTCTGCAGGTAGGCGGCGTGACCGTCATCGTCATCAGCAAGCGACATCAGTGCCACGAACCCATGTTCTTCGAGATGTTCGACATCGACATTGCAAGCGCGCGCGTCGTCGTGCTGAAGTCCCGCGGCCATTTCCGGGCGGCATTCGACGAGTTCTTTTCGAACGATCGAATCATCAGCGTCGACGCGCCGGGACTGACGTCGCCCATGCTGTCACGGTTTGATTTCAGGAAGCTGCCGCGTCCGGTCGTGCCACTGGACACGGTATTGGAGTGGCATGCCGATGCTCGCACGGTCATTCCACGGGAGTCCGTATGA
- a CDS encoding c-type cytochrome, whose protein sequence is MLAQTMSKNCAYVLVLVIGALLRVPPAIADPAMASPRDGLIATCAACHGAKGEGSVAVAAPRLAGQDAEYLAHALSMFKAGTRASPIMQPVARTLSDADMQAVAGYFAAQHPPVVAQEQPQADEARAGAQLAQFGDGAGVAACFSCHAAGGKGNGARFPSIAGQPASFTVSRLHEFQARAAQGGAKPGTMTAVAAHLSEAQIVDAAAYLSTLPR, encoded by the coding sequence ATGTTGGCGCAAACCATGTCAAAGAACTGTGCGTACGTGCTGGTATTGGTGATTGGCGCGCTCCTTCGTGTTCCTCCTGCGATTGCCGATCCCGCAATGGCCAGCCCACGTGATGGGTTGATCGCTACCTGTGCCGCTTGTCACGGGGCCAAAGGCGAGGGTTCCGTTGCGGTTGCGGCGCCGCGGCTTGCCGGGCAGGACGCAGAGTACCTGGCCCACGCACTGTCAATGTTCAAGGCGGGCACGCGCGCAAGCCCGATCATGCAGCCGGTTGCGCGCACGCTCTCCGACGCGGACATGCAAGCGGTGGCAGGATACTTCGCGGCACAGCATCCCCCCGTTGTCGCGCAAGAACAGCCGCAGGCCGATGAAGCCCGTGCCGGCGCGCAGCTTGCGCAGTTCGGCGATGGAGCGGGCGTTGCGGCCTGCTTTAGTTGCCACGCAGCGGGGGGCAAGGGGAATGGTGCACGTTTTCCCAGCATCGCGGGGCAGCCAGCCAGCTTCACCGTCTCCCGTCTTCACGAGTTCCAGGCGCGTGCAGCGCAGGGAGGAGCGAAGCCAGGAACGATGACGGCCGTGGCAGCGCACTTGTCAGAGGCGCAAATCGTGGACGCGGCCGCGTATTTGTCGACCCTGCCGCGATAA
- a CDS encoding DSD1 family PLP-dependent enzyme, with amino-acid sequence MNREIPLDVVLPKALQTLETPCLLLDEVRMEHNIKRLRDHLDSLGVELRPHLKTPKSIEVAQRILNGGRQCAAVSTLKEAELFFEAGVRDILYCVGVTPGKLDRVAGLRRSGANLSVIVDSVDAARAVAAKSREARAPIPTLIEIDSDGHRAGVSVEHTEALIAIGRELHDGGAQLRGVLTHAGESYNCKSVDAIAAMAERERAAAVAGAQALRAAGLPSPVVSVGSTPTALYARDLTGVTEVRAGVFVFFDLVMAGLGVCSTDDVALSVLATVIGHQRDKGWILVDAGWMAMSRDRGTAKQRVDQGYGVACDINGRVYPDLIMVEANQEQGILALRPGSTATLPDLQIGAQVRLLPNHACATGAQHDTYEVVRPDSPAVVARWQRFSGW; translated from the coding sequence ATGAATCGAGAAATTCCACTCGACGTCGTGTTGCCGAAGGCGCTCCAGACGCTCGAAACGCCCTGCCTGCTGCTGGATGAGGTGCGCATGGAGCACAACATCAAGCGTCTGCGCGACCATCTCGACTCACTGGGCGTTGAGCTTCGGCCGCATTTGAAGACGCCCAAATCCATCGAGGTCGCTCAGCGCATTCTGAACGGCGGCCGTCAATGCGCTGCGGTCTCGACGCTCAAGGAAGCCGAGCTTTTTTTCGAGGCAGGCGTGCGCGACATCCTGTATTGCGTAGGCGTGACGCCGGGCAAGCTCGATCGGGTAGCAGGGCTCAGACGCAGCGGCGCCAATCTGTCCGTGATCGTGGATAGCGTCGACGCTGCGCGGGCCGTCGCAGCGAAGTCGCGTGAGGCGCGCGCTCCCATTCCGACGCTCATCGAGATCGACAGCGACGGTCATCGCGCGGGCGTATCCGTCGAACATACCGAAGCGCTCATCGCAATCGGCCGCGAACTGCATGACGGTGGCGCGCAATTGCGTGGGGTGCTCACACATGCTGGCGAATCCTACAACTGCAAAAGCGTCGATGCGATAGCAGCAATGGCAGAACGCGAACGGGCCGCCGCCGTGGCGGGCGCTCAGGCTTTGCGCGCGGCCGGCTTGCCGTCGCCCGTCGTCAGCGTTGGGTCGACGCCGACCGCTTTGTACGCGCGAGACCTCACCGGCGTCACCGAGGTACGCGCCGGCGTATTCGTGTTCTTCGACCTGGTGATGGCGGGCCTCGGCGTTTGTTCGACGGACGATGTCGCGCTGAGCGTGCTGGCAACGGTTATCGGCCATCAGCGGGACAAGGGCTGGATACTCGTCGACGCTGGCTGGATGGCGATGTCGCGCGATCGCGGAACAGCGAAGCAGCGCGTCGATCAGGGCTATGGCGTGGCCTGTGACATCAATGGACGCGTATACCCGGACCTGATCATGGTCGAGGCCAATCAGGAGCAAGGCATCCTCGCGCTACGCCCGGGCAGCACGGCGACCCTGCCCGACCTGCAGATCGGCGCCCAGGTACGTCTGCTCCCGAACCATGCGTGTGCAACGGGCGCCCAACACGACACCTATGAGGTGGTGAGGCCCGACAGCCCCGCAGTCGTCGCGCGCTGGCAGCGCTTCAGCGGCTGGTAG
- a CDS encoding LysR substrate-binding domain-containing protein, producing the protein MLSTEDLRFFVVLSSSASLADASRKLDVTPPAVTQRLKQLESRLHTRLLDRSGRRLVLTDEGELLAAHARRICGEIDDLTDMLSSRRSTVAGALRVIAPLGFGQRYVAPVIAGFRRQYPEVTVSLTLSDRPTRISDDMWELMIHIGEMRDSSLISKYLAPNRRVLCAAPEYLAQHGEPKHPDDLRAHDCIALRENDEDVTMWRFSPSGRGAAANVRIEPVLSSNDGGTVRDWALAGLGIIVRSEWDVAGHLQAGTLVRLLEDWKLPDADIVALINSRHGRSLRATRFFEYLRASMSPPPWLPAGGSEDKRARALRAPRATRG; encoded by the coding sequence ATGCTTTCGACTGAAGATTTGCGTTTCTTCGTTGTCCTTTCGTCTTCAGCGTCGCTGGCCGACGCGTCGCGCAAGCTGGATGTCACGCCGCCAGCCGTGACGCAGCGATTGAAGCAACTCGAATCGCGGCTTCATACGCGCTTGCTCGATCGATCCGGGCGGCGTCTCGTTCTGACCGACGAAGGTGAGTTGCTCGCGGCGCATGCGCGCAGAATTTGCGGGGAGATCGACGATCTGACCGACATGCTGTCGTCCCGGCGAAGCACGGTGGCTGGCGCATTGCGTGTGATCGCGCCGCTGGGATTCGGGCAGCGTTATGTCGCCCCCGTAATTGCTGGCTTTCGCCGCCAGTACCCGGAAGTGACGGTCAGCCTCACGCTCTCCGATCGGCCCACGCGTATTTCTGATGACATGTGGGAGCTCATGATCCACATCGGAGAGATGCGCGACTCGTCGCTCATCAGCAAGTATCTCGCTCCGAATCGTCGCGTGCTTTGCGCCGCGCCGGAGTATCTCGCCCAGCACGGTGAGCCGAAGCATCCGGATGACCTGCGCGCGCACGACTGCATCGCGCTGCGCGAAAACGACGAAGACGTGACCATGTGGCGTTTCAGCCCGAGCGGTCGTGGCGCGGCGGCGAATGTCAGGATCGAGCCGGTGCTGTCGAGCAATGACGGCGGCACGGTGCGCGACTGGGCGCTCGCGGGGCTCGGTATCATCGTGCGTTCAGAATGGGACGTGGCCGGGCATCTTCAGGCGGGCACGCTCGTGCGCCTGCTCGAGGACTGGAAGTTGCCTGATGCGGATATCGTCGCGCTGATCAACTCCAGACATGGCCGCTCGCTGCGGGCGACGCGCTTCTTCGAGTATTTGCGCGCATCGATGTCGCCGCCGCCTTGGCTGCCTGCGGGCGGCAGCGAGGACAAGCGCGCGCGCGCATTGCGAGCGCCGCGCGCTACTCGCGGTTGA
- a CDS encoding acetyltransferase — MHHVVIRMIYSRHVMKIDHGAGVDPWTLGQDLTKNPEIHPTSVVRRSEFGSYTYLGPHSHVTDSAIGDYGYAMGDNQIAHAQIGKFANIATGVRINPSNHPTWRATLHHFTYRSRSYGFSLEDDTDIFEWRAKDRIAIGHDVWIGHGAIVMPGVTIGTGAAIGSAAVVTKDVPPYAIVVGVPARVLRPRFEARTAERLQCLAWWDWSHDRIDAALADFRSLTAEAFVEKYER, encoded by the coding sequence GTGCATCATGTAGTCATCCGAATGATTTATTCAAGGCATGTTATGAAGATTGATCATGGTGCTGGCGTCGATCCGTGGACACTCGGCCAGGATTTAACGAAAAACCCGGAGATTCACCCTACGTCAGTGGTTCGCAGAAGCGAGTTCGGCAGCTACACCTATCTTGGCCCTCACAGCCACGTGACTGATTCGGCGATCGGCGACTACGGCTATGCAATGGGTGACAACCAGATTGCGCATGCGCAAATCGGGAAATTCGCAAATATCGCGACGGGTGTGCGGATCAATCCGTCTAACCATCCCACATGGCGCGCGACCCTTCACCATTTCACTTATCGCTCGCGTTCGTACGGATTCTCTCTTGAAGACGATACCGACATTTTCGAATGGCGCGCCAAGGACCGGATTGCAATTGGTCATGACGTGTGGATTGGGCACGGTGCGATCGTGATGCCTGGCGTGACGATTGGAACGGGGGCAGCGATCGGTTCAGCCGCCGTCGTGACGAAGGACGTGCCGCCTTACGCGATCGTTGTTGGCGTGCCTGCGCGCGTCCTGCGCCCGCGCTTCGAGGCGCGCACGGCGGAACGCCTTCAATGCCTCGCGTGGTGGGACTGGAGCCACGATCGGATCGACGCGGCGCTAGCCGACTTCCGTAGCCTCACCGCAGAGGCGTTTGTCGAGAAATACGAGCGATGA
- a CDS encoding MFS transporter: protein MNATADATVPLSPKIARKVVWRLAPLLILLYVVNQMDRANVGYAALTMNRELGLSASQFGLAAGLFYAGYILVAVPSNLMLARFGARVWMTRILVTWGVIASLTAFVDSAHTLYLLRFLLGIAESGFFPGMVLYVTFWLPRQERVWLMSLLFLSIPLSNMLGAPISTYVMEHVRIFGWSGWRAMLFLEGLPAIALGIVTATLMKNRPEEATWLTAAERDQLNRALAVERAEAQRHSPRGVWRTLADRRVLTFGLVFFGINSGVVALAFFLPQIIAGFSQMFAVKYSVSQIGLITAIPFAVSAITFVCWGQYARRTTVSAWHVAIPAAIGGLSFATALFLSSPYEVMIAFTLGAVGIYTPHASFWQLPPRYLSGEAAAAGIGLINTIGTLAGFLGPYATGWLRDATGSYQAPMLLVAALMCISAIVVVLIERSARTASRLDTRPSGSPS from the coding sequence ATGAATGCGACCGCGGATGCCACCGTGCCCCTGAGTCCGAAGATCGCCCGCAAAGTGGTATGGCGTCTCGCACCTTTGCTGATCCTGCTTTACGTCGTCAATCAAATGGACCGGGCGAACGTCGGCTATGCTGCCTTGACGATGAATCGCGAACTCGGCCTTTCAGCCTCTCAATTCGGTCTTGCGGCGGGCCTCTTTTACGCAGGGTACATACTCGTGGCAGTGCCAAGCAATCTGATGCTGGCGCGCTTCGGCGCGCGCGTGTGGATGACGCGCATTCTCGTAACCTGGGGTGTGATTGCTTCGCTAACCGCATTCGTCGACAGCGCGCACACGCTGTATCTGTTGCGCTTTCTTCTTGGTATCGCCGAATCGGGCTTTTTCCCTGGCATGGTGCTCTACGTGACGTTCTGGCTGCCGCGTCAGGAACGCGTATGGTTGATGTCGCTGCTGTTCCTGTCCATTCCGCTGTCGAATATGCTCGGTGCGCCAATTTCGACGTACGTGATGGAGCATGTGCGGATTTTCGGCTGGTCGGGTTGGCGCGCAATGCTATTTCTCGAAGGCTTGCCGGCGATTGCGCTGGGCATCGTGACCGCGACCTTGATGAAAAACCGGCCAGAGGAAGCCACCTGGCTGACGGCGGCGGAGCGCGATCAGCTTAACCGGGCGCTCGCAGTCGAGCGCGCCGAAGCGCAACGCCACTCGCCCAGGGGTGTATGGCGCACCCTCGCGGATCGCCGTGTTTTGACTTTCGGGCTCGTCTTCTTTGGCATCAATAGCGGCGTGGTTGCCCTTGCATTCTTTCTGCCTCAGATCATCGCCGGATTCTCGCAAATGTTCGCGGTCAAATATTCGGTCTCACAGATCGGTCTCATCACCGCGATTCCGTTTGCCGTATCCGCCATCACATTCGTCTGCTGGGGGCAATATGCGCGCCGCACGACAGTCAGCGCGTGGCATGTCGCGATACCCGCCGCCATCGGTGGCCTGTCGTTCGCCACAGCGCTCTTTCTTTCGTCGCCCTACGAAGTCATGATTGCCTTTACGCTTGGGGCAGTTGGCATCTATACGCCGCACGCGTCGTTCTGGCAGTTGCCGCCGCGCTATCTGAGCGGCGAAGCGGCCGCTGCGGGAATCGGGCTCATCAATACGATCGGCACGCTTGCCGGATTCCTTGGGCCCTATGCAACGGGCTGGCTGCGCGACGCCACGGGATCGTATCAGGCGCCCATGCTGCTCGTCGCGGCGCTGATGTGTATCTCCGCGATCGTGGTGGTGCTTATCGAACGCTCGGCTCGCACAGCCTCGAGGCTCGATACGCGGCCTTCTGGCAGCCCGTCATGA
- a CDS encoding ornithine cyclodeaminase family protein — MSETTRHQTLLLLDKHAVESLLTQQDALVATREAFILHSKREGRVFQVVRERLRSGIFGIKSGDVETQALLGFKAAGFWPDNRKIGGEPHQATIMLIDPLTGRPTCVIDGNAITTMRTGAAGGLGLEQLARPDSTNVCVFGTGVQARIQLTFALRLFPSIDRVRYVTSNGEDNDSFESQFREHCDISLAKDSNVAVEQSDIVITATAGKGPLFDADAVRPGTHLTCVGADTKGKRELPEGLLKRARLFVDDADQATEIGEAQWARETEAVEFGDVLNGNVRVERRRDDITVFDMTGLALQDLTLARLLRERAVQTNMGMSIPWPW, encoded by the coding sequence ATGAGCGAAACCACGCGACATCAAACCCTGTTGCTTCTCGACAAGCACGCCGTCGAGTCCCTGCTGACCCAGCAAGACGCACTTGTCGCGACGCGCGAGGCATTCATCCTCCACAGCAAGCGGGAAGGCCGCGTTTTCCAGGTCGTGCGTGAACGGCTTCGTAGCGGCATCTTCGGAATCAAATCCGGCGATGTCGAGACACAAGCGCTGCTCGGTTTCAAGGCCGCGGGCTTCTGGCCAGACAACCGGAAGATCGGCGGCGAACCTCATCAGGCCACGATCATGCTGATTGATCCGCTCACGGGGCGTCCCACCTGCGTGATCGACGGCAATGCCATCACGACGATGCGCACGGGCGCCGCGGGCGGTTTGGGGCTCGAGCAACTCGCCCGTCCCGACAGTACGAACGTTTGCGTGTTCGGAACCGGCGTGCAGGCACGCATTCAGTTGACGTTCGCGTTGCGCCTTTTCCCCTCAATCGACCGGGTTCGCTACGTCACTTCGAATGGAGAGGATAACGATTCATTCGAATCACAATTCCGCGAGCACTGCGATATCTCGCTCGCGAAGGACAGTAACGTCGCCGTCGAGCAAAGCGATATCGTCATCACGGCAACGGCCGGCAAGGGACCATTGTTCGATGCCGACGCCGTGCGGCCCGGCACGCATCTCACCTGCGTTGGCGCGGACACGAAGGGCAAGCGAGAACTGCCGGAAGGTCTTCTGAAGCGCGCGCGCCTTTTCGTCGACGACGCCGACCAGGCGACGGAAATCGGCGAAGCACAATGGGCGCGGGAAACCGAAGCTGTCGAATTCGGCGATGTGTTGAACGGCAATGTTCGCGTCGAGCGCCGGCGCGATGACATCACCGTGTTCGATATGACGGGTCTTGCGTTGCAGGACCTGACTCTGGCCAGGTTATTGCGCGAGCGCGCCGTTCAAACGAACATGGGTATGTCGATTCCGTGGCCGTGGTAG